Proteins encoded by one window of Thermobaculum terrenum ATCC BAA-798:
- a CDS encoding cysteine desulfurase has product MAVSTTTRAQTVDWDSIRNDFPVLQQSHNGKRLVYLDSGATSQKPKVVIDALNEYYSRYNANVHRGVYKLSEESTARYEEARVKIQKFINARSPKEVIFTSNATGSINLVAYSWGRANVRQGDIIVFTEMEHHSNIVPWQILSQMTGARLEFVHITDDGYLRWEDIDRVLQLRPKILAVTAASNVLGTINPIEEIVKAAHSVGTLVLVDAAQAAPHMPVDVQKWDADFVAFTGHKMLGPTGIGVLYGKRELLESMPPFFGGGDMIREVHLEWTRYNDLPWKFEAGTPHIAGVIGLGVAVDYLSAIGMENVREHERELVEYALEQLSQVPDLVLYGPPAKDHGSAVSFNLGDIHPHDLAHILDQENIAVRAGHHCAQPLMERLGCAATTRASFYIYNTKEDVDALVEGLWKAREVFKL; this is encoded by the coding sequence ATGGCTGTTTCGACTACTACTAGAGCGCAAACCGTTGATTGGGATTCGATACGCAATGATTTCCCAGTACTCCAGCAATCCCACAATGGTAAAAGGCTTGTCTACCTAGATAGCGGTGCTACAAGCCAGAAACCTAAGGTCGTCATAGACGCGCTCAATGAGTATTACAGCCGGTACAACGCTAACGTTCACCGTGGAGTATATAAACTGAGCGAGGAGTCTACTGCTCGCTACGAAGAAGCCAGGGTCAAGATCCAGAAGTTTATCAACGCTCGCAGTCCTAAAGAGGTCATATTCACCTCCAACGCTACTGGGTCTATTAACCTTGTGGCTTATAGCTGGGGAAGAGCTAATGTTCGTCAGGGAGATATCATAGTTTTCACTGAAATGGAACATCACTCCAACATAGTTCCCTGGCAAATTCTTTCCCAGATGACTGGTGCTAGACTGGAATTCGTTCACATCACAGATGATGGTTATCTCAGATGGGAGGATATAGATAGGGTGTTGCAGTTACGGCCAAAGATTTTGGCCGTAACTGCGGCTTCCAATGTGCTAGGTACCATAAATCCCATTGAGGAGATAGTAAAAGCTGCGCACTCCGTGGGCACCTTAGTGTTGGTCGACGCAGCACAGGCTGCACCTCACATGCCAGTCGATGTTCAGAAATGGGATGCAGACTTCGTGGCCTTCACCGGCCATAAGATGTTAGGCCCAACTGGCATAGGGGTTCTTTATGGTAAGAGGGAACTGCTTGAGTCGATGCCACCATTCTTTGGTGGTGGTGACATGATAAGGGAGGTCCATCTAGAGTGGACCCGCTACAACGATCTGCCCTGGAAGTTTGAGGCTGGAACTCCTCATATAGCTGGAGTAATTGGGCTGGGAGTAGCAGTAGATTATCTTTCGGCTATAGGTATGGAGAACGTCCGAGAGCATGAGCGGGAATTGGTAGAATACGCACTAGAGCAGCTATCACAGGTGCCAGATCTAGTGCTGTATGGTCCGCCAGCCAAGGACCATGGAAGTGCCGTTAGCTTCAATCTTGGGGATATACATCCCCATGATCTCGCACATATTCTGGATCAGGAAAATATAGCTGTCAGGGCTGGTCACCACTGTGCTCAACCTCTTATGGAGAGATTGGGTTGCGCAGCTACCACTAGAGCCAGCTTCTATATCTACAACACCAAAGAGGATGTCGACGCCTTGGTCGAAGGACTTTGGAAGGCCCGAGAGGTGTTCAAACTATAG
- the sufU gene encoding Fe-S cluster assembly sulfur transfer protein SufU: MEDFYREYILDHYRNPRNKGTIDNPDLSYEDSNPLCGDEIRIDLRIRDDVVEEVKFSGRGCAISQASASMLTEMVEGKPLEEVKQISKEDVLDMLGIQLSPVRVKCALLSLKVLKGAVYGIPHTDEDL; the protein is encoded by the coding sequence ATGGAAGATTTCTACAGAGAGTACATACTGGATCATTACAGGAATCCACGCAATAAAGGGACAATAGATAATCCTGACCTATCGTATGAAGACTCTAATCCTCTCTGCGGCGATGAGATCAGGATAGATCTCCGCATCAGAGATGATGTGGTTGAAGAGGTTAAATTCTCAGGCAGGGGATGTGCGATATCTCAGGCCTCAGCCTCGATGCTAACTGAGATGGTAGAAGGTAAACCTCTGGAGGAAGTCAAGCAGATATCTAAAGAGGATGTGCTTGACATGCTGGGGATACAGCTGAGTCCTGTTAGAGTCAAGTGCGCTCTCCTTAGTCTGAAAGTGCTCAAAGGTGCGGTCTACGGTATTCCTCACACTGATGAGGACCTCTAG
- a CDS encoding DUF554 domain-containing protein, translating into MLSGTLLNVVTVSVGSTLGLIVGQKMPDRIHKIIFDGLGLLTLLVGVQMGLETRNVLLLLGAVLIGGIIGELLKIESNLDRFGSWAQHKLTRGNDGRFSEAFVASSLVFCVGPMTITGSLQNGLTGDYRLLALKSFLDLFSSFAFAASLGWGVFLSILTILIFQGGLSLGAGLFSGILNDAQIISELTAVGGILIIGIGIRLLDVKRIPVANFLPALIVSPLLVTAVRNLEPVFRNLFSGFMS; encoded by the coding sequence ATGCTATCAGGAACCCTACTCAATGTAGTAACAGTCTCTGTGGGTTCTACTCTGGGGCTAATAGTTGGCCAGAAGATGCCGGATAGAATCCACAAGATTATTTTTGATGGGCTAGGATTGCTCACCCTCCTTGTTGGTGTCCAGATGGGTTTGGAGACAAGGAATGTTTTGCTCCTGCTTGGGGCTGTCCTGATCGGTGGAATAATAGGTGAGTTGCTGAAGATAGAGAGCAACCTCGATAGGTTTGGCAGCTGGGCTCAGCACAAACTCACTAGGGGTAACGATGGTCGTTTTAGCGAAGCTTTTGTGGCTTCGAGCCTTGTATTCTGTGTTGGGCCAATGACCATCACGGGCAGTCTGCAGAATGGGCTAACGGGTGATTATAGGTTACTTGCATTGAAGTCTTTCCTGGACCTATTTAGCTCTTTCGCCTTCGCCGCATCCTTGGGGTGGGGAGTATTTCTCTCGATACTCACAATTTTGATTTTTCAGGGAGGATTATCCCTCGGGGCAGGACTCTTCTCGGGGATACTAAACGATGCACAAATAATCAGCGAACTCACCGCGGTTGGTGGAATACTGATCATAGGTATAGGCATCAGGTTACTAGATGTAAAACGTATACCTGTGGCTAATTTCTTACCTGCTCTGATAGTCTCACCATTATTAGTTACAGCAGTTAGAAATCTAGAACCTGTATTTAGAAATCTATTCAGCGGGTTTATGTCTTAG
- a CDS encoding non-heme iron oxygenase ferredoxin subunit, with protein MGQWYAVAKTKDIRPGEVKHVELQGKEIGIYEVDGEYYAISDICSHEYARLSEGEFYPDEYLVECPLHGSQFDIRTGRPRSLPAVRPVPVYQIRVNGDDLEIYLD; from the coding sequence ATGGGGCAGTGGTATGCTGTTGCTAAAACTAAGGATATAAGGCCAGGCGAGGTCAAGCATGTAGAGCTGCAAGGAAAGGAGATAGGCATATATGAGGTAGATGGCGAATATTATGCCATCTCCGACATATGCTCGCATGAGTATGCTCGTTTATCTGAAGGTGAATTTTATCCAGATGAATACTTAGTTGAGTGTCCTCTCCACGGCTCTCAGTTTGACATAAGAACTGGCCGTCCAAGAAGTTTACCGGCGGTGAGACCGGTTCCTGTCTATCAAATCCGCGTAAATGGAGATGATCTAGAAATATACCTCGACTAA
- a CDS encoding haloacid dehalogenase, which yields MSIATEIGLDKIGSDALSKLEAKHNVREIALTVSRAIIRASANAIRATHRDEFDEAQKDLDAVAEQIADLKQQLHDHPDIYWAGYVQDALKEYAEARITLSLIRHNAVPHMDEIGVDVSPYLNALGEAVGELRRKVLDIIRHQDVEQAERFLEIMDEIYNLLVTVDYPDALTGGLRRTTDNVRGILERTRGDLTIALRQQRLEKALTTFYNKIDMQ from the coding sequence ATGTCGATAGCAACTGAGATAGGCCTAGATAAAATAGGTTCTGATGCGCTTTCCAAGCTTGAAGCCAAGCACAACGTGCGTGAGATAGCATTGACCGTATCCAGAGCTATAATTAGAGCTTCTGCAAACGCCATTCGTGCCACCCACAGAGACGAATTTGATGAAGCTCAAAAGGATCTTGATGCTGTTGCAGAGCAGATAGCTGATCTCAAACAGCAATTGCATGATCATCCAGATATATATTGGGCCGGTTATGTACAAGATGCTCTGAAGGAGTATGCGGAAGCTAGAATCACCCTGTCACTGATACGCCACAATGCTGTGCCGCATATGGATGAGATAGGGGTGGATGTGTCGCCCTATCTGAATGCTCTTGGAGAGGCGGTAGGCGAGCTCCGCAGAAAAGTATTAGATATCATTCGGCATCAGGATGTTGAGCAAGCCGAGCGCTTTCTGGAGATCATGGACGAGATCTATAACTTGCTAGTGACCGTAGATTATCCAGATGCCCTCACCGGTGGTCTGCGCCGCACTACCGATAACGTTAGAGGTATATTGGAAAGAACCAGGGGTGATCTTACCATCGCTCTCAGGCAGCAAAGGCTGGAGAAGGCGCTTACAACTTTCTACAACAAGATAGATATGCAATAG
- a CDS encoding heavy metal translocating P-type ATPase, producing MNQAEKIVIKVEGMDCASCARVVESAVRSVEGVSDCNVNFSTSSVQVTLQDESHKEDTAGKLVKAIRSAGYGAEPVGQNNVDTESTPVRNNDWISQVLHIQQLRAAITAGFFYLLGVIFGFLNSKGIIPQFPEIPSILAVFGLSLEKVNLIQLIFYGLAIVFGGYNIARSGVIALLRTRTASIDLLMTIAVLGAVIINQWAEAATVVMLFSLGEGMESLTINRARNAIQELLQIAPQVARIRRGSETIQLPVEEVELQDVMLVRPGERIAMDGRVISGYSTVNQAPITGESLPVEKSPGDEVYAGTLNQRGYLEVEVTKLAEDSTLARITRLIETAGANRAKTERFMERFAKYYTPAVIALAILLAVIPPLMGEPFIPWFYRALTLLVISCPCALVISTPVAIVAALANASRHGMLIKGGGYIELAGQIGAIAFDKTGTLTHGRPEVVEVYATDGYEPEEVISLAATIEERSEHPLAAAILRRRELEVTASPQHVHGDQHQHLYPHDESEFELIAKEISDFEAITGRGARATIDGTTYYIGTPRLFEELGVDISKLSHVIKKWQENGRTVLIVGSDREVFGAIAVEDEPRPESREVIQKLKENGIQHIVMLTGDNSTTARSLAQRLGIDEYRAELLPEDKVQAIRELKDEYGKVAMVGDGINDAPAMAAADLGIAMGAAGSDTAIETSDIALMSSDLTKLPFAIKLSRSTLTTIKSNIAFSLFIKAAIILLSAIGITSLWLAILADTGASIIVTANAMRILRHKPAE from the coding sequence ATGAATCAAGCAGAGAAGATCGTTATCAAAGTTGAGGGGATGGACTGTGCTAGCTGTGCAAGGGTTGTAGAGAGCGCAGTTCGATCCGTTGAGGGAGTTAGTGACTGCAACGTAAACTTTAGCACATCAAGTGTACAGGTTACTCTGCAAGACGAATCACACAAAGAGGATACTGCTGGCAAGTTAGTCAAGGCTATTCGATCAGCAGGTTACGGTGCAGAACCTGTAGGCCAAAACAATGTTGATACCGAATCGACCCCGGTAAGAAATAATGATTGGATTTCGCAGGTACTGCATATACAGCAGCTAAGAGCAGCTATCACCGCAGGATTCTTCTATCTACTAGGCGTTATCTTCGGTTTCCTCAACAGTAAAGGGATAATCCCCCAGTTCCCAGAGATACCATCAATACTAGCCGTATTTGGCCTTAGCTTAGAAAAAGTAAACCTGATTCAGCTGATATTTTACGGACTGGCCATAGTTTTTGGAGGATACAATATTGCTCGCTCCGGCGTAATAGCACTCCTAAGGACAAGGACCGCTAGTATAGACCTTCTGATGACGATAGCCGTATTAGGAGCTGTAATAATCAATCAATGGGCTGAGGCTGCTACCGTAGTGATGCTATTCTCTCTTGGCGAGGGAATGGAATCGCTAACTATCAATCGAGCTCGCAACGCAATACAGGAACTCCTCCAGATAGCCCCACAAGTAGCAAGAATCAGAAGGGGTAGCGAAACCATACAGCTGCCTGTAGAGGAAGTAGAGCTGCAGGATGTGATGCTCGTACGTCCCGGTGAGAGGATAGCCATGGACGGACGCGTAATTTCTGGCTATTCCACCGTTAATCAAGCCCCTATAACTGGCGAGAGTCTACCTGTGGAGAAATCACCTGGAGATGAAGTCTATGCTGGCACTCTGAACCAAAGAGGTTACCTGGAAGTAGAAGTAACAAAGCTAGCGGAGGATAGTACTCTTGCTCGAATTACAAGGCTGATAGAAACAGCTGGAGCCAATCGCGCCAAGACCGAGCGTTTTATGGAGCGTTTCGCCAAATACTACACTCCAGCTGTAATAGCATTGGCCATACTATTGGCAGTGATACCACCATTAATGGGAGAGCCTTTTATACCCTGGTTCTATAGGGCGCTAACATTGCTAGTCATAAGTTGTCCATGTGCTCTAGTAATATCCACTCCGGTAGCTATAGTTGCTGCGCTAGCTAATGCATCTCGGCATGGGATGCTGATAAAGGGTGGTGGTTATATAGAGCTAGCTGGACAAATTGGTGCTATAGCCTTCGATAAAACTGGCACCCTGACCCATGGAAGACCTGAGGTAGTGGAGGTGTATGCTACCGATGGCTATGAGCCTGAAGAGGTTATATCCCTTGCAGCTACTATCGAAGAGAGATCTGAGCATCCCCTGGCAGCAGCTATATTAAGAAGGAGAGAGCTAGAGGTAACTGCCAGTCCTCAGCATGTGCACGGGGATCAACATCAACATCTCTATCCTCACGACGAGAGTGAATTTGAGCTTATAGCAAAGGAAATATCGGACTTTGAAGCTATCACGGGGCGAGGAGCAAGGGCTACTATCGATGGTACCACTTACTACATAGGAACACCTAGATTGTTTGAAGAACTAGGAGTAGATATAAGCAAACTGTCACACGTGATAAAGAAGTGGCAGGAGAATGGTAGAACAGTATTGATAGTGGGATCCGATAGAGAAGTTTTTGGGGCTATAGCGGTCGAAGATGAACCTAGACCTGAGTCACGGGAAGTAATACAGAAACTGAAGGAAAACGGAATACAACACATAGTCATGCTCACCGGCGATAACTCTACTACAGCCCGATCGCTTGCTCAACGACTGGGTATAGATGAATATCGAGCAGAGCTTTTACCAGAGGACAAAGTTCAAGCCATTCGGGAGCTCAAAGACGAATATGGAAAGGTGGCAATGGTAGGCGACGGTATAAACGATGCTCCGGCAATGGCTGCAGCAGATTTAGGTATCGCCATGGGAGCAGCTGGTAGCGACACAGCTATCGAGACCTCTGATATAGCATTAATGTCGAGTGATCTGACCAAGCTACCTTTCGCAATTAAGCTGTCTAGAAGCACCTTGACCACTATCAAATCGAACATAGCTTTCTCCTTGTTCATCAAGGCAGCGATAATATTGCTGTCGGCTATAGGTATAACGAGTCTGTGGCTTGCCATATTGGCGGATACAGGGGCATCGATCATCGTTACGGCGAACGCTATGAGAATACTAAGACATAAACCCGCTGAATAG